A stretch of the Arthrobacter stackebrandtii genome encodes the following:
- the galU gene encoding UTP--glucose-1-phosphate uridylyltransferase GalU, whose amino-acid sequence MTSAKHVRKAVIPAAGLGTRFLPATKAMPKEMLPVVDKPAIQYVVQEAVSAGLTDVLMITGRNKRALEDHFDRVPVTEQLLEAKGDTDRLAAIQHATDIGDIHYVRQGDPKGLGHAVLRAKTHVGDEPFAVLLGDDLIDERDPLLTTMIEVQERTGGSVIALIEVPQDKISAYGCADMTVIEGEDYVRVNHLVEKPAVEDAPSNLAVIGRYVLHPAVFDVLENTPPGRGDEIQLTDALQTLATMEGEGGGVYGVVFSGRRYDTGDKLSYLKAVVTLACENEELGEDLRAWLGEYTAAAKV is encoded by the coding sequence GGCGGTAATCCCTGCGGCCGGTTTGGGGACCCGTTTCCTGCCCGCCACGAAGGCGATGCCCAAAGAAATGCTGCCCGTCGTTGACAAGCCTGCCATCCAGTATGTGGTGCAGGAAGCCGTCAGCGCCGGACTTACCGACGTTCTGATGATCACGGGCCGCAACAAGCGCGCCCTGGAGGACCACTTTGACCGTGTCCCCGTGACCGAGCAGCTGCTCGAGGCCAAGGGCGACACCGACCGGCTGGCCGCCATCCAGCACGCCACCGACATCGGTGACATCCATTACGTCCGCCAGGGCGACCCCAAGGGCCTGGGCCACGCCGTGCTGCGCGCCAAGACCCACGTGGGGGACGAGCCTTTCGCCGTCCTGCTCGGTGACGACCTGATCGACGAGCGCGATCCGCTGCTGACCACCATGATCGAAGTGCAGGAGCGGACCGGCGGTTCCGTGATTGCCCTGATCGAGGTGCCGCAGGACAAGATTTCAGCCTACGGCTGTGCCGACATGACCGTTATCGAGGGCGAGGACTATGTCCGCGTCAACCACCTGGTGGAGAAGCCCGCGGTGGAGGATGCGCCGTCGAACCTGGCCGTCATTGGCCGCTACGTGCTGCACCCGGCTGTGTTTGACGTCCTGGAAAACACCCCTCCGGGCCGCGGCGATGAAATCCAGCTGACCGACGCCCTGCAGACCCTGGCCACCATGGAAGGCGAAGGCGGCGGCGTGTACGGCGTGGTGTTCTCCGGCCGTCGCTACGACACCGGCGACAAGCTCAGCTACCTCAAGGCCGTGGTGACGCTGGCCTGCGAAAACGAGGAACTGGGCGAAGACCTGCGCGCATGGCTGGGCGAATACACCGCCGCCGCCAAGGTCTAG
- a CDS encoding GNAT family N-acetyltransferase has product MWGQAIWPVTLECGDLVLRPIKLRDQAEWTRVRTRNAAWLAPWEASNPVDQGQLPTFGGMVRVLNRQAREASALPFIITERIPGQAKPAIVGQLTVSSIMWGSAMSATLGYWVDQDRAGRGIAPTAVAMATDHCFRQLGLHRMEINIRPENNASLRVVEKLGFRDEGLRPRYLHINGQWADHRSFALTTEEVPEGILARWLARRG; this is encoded by the coding sequence GTGTGGGGGCAGGCCATCTGGCCGGTGACATTGGAATGCGGTGACCTGGTCCTGCGCCCCATCAAGCTTCGCGACCAAGCGGAGTGGACGCGGGTGCGTACCCGCAACGCGGCATGGCTGGCGCCATGGGAGGCCAGCAACCCCGTGGACCAGGGCCAGCTGCCGACCTTCGGCGGCATGGTCCGGGTCCTGAACCGGCAGGCACGCGAAGCCAGCGCGCTGCCGTTCATCATCACCGAACGGATACCGGGCCAGGCAAAGCCCGCCATTGTGGGCCAGCTGACGGTCTCCTCCATCATGTGGGGCTCGGCCATGTCCGCAACCCTGGGCTACTGGGTGGACCAGGACAGGGCCGGGCGCGGCATCGCCCCCACCGCCGTGGCCATGGCCACGGACCATTGCTTCCGCCAGCTGGGGCTGCACCGGATGGAAATCAATATCCGCCCTGAAAACAACGCAAGCCTGCGCGTGGTGGAAAAGCTGGGCTTCCGCGACGAGGGGCTGCGCCCGCGCTACCTGCACATCAACGGCCAGTGGGCAGACCACCGCAGTTTCGCCCTGACAACGGAGGAAGTCCCGGAGGGAATCCTGGCGCGCTGGCTGGCCCGGCGGGGATGA
- a CDS encoding NAD(P)H-binding protein: MTTIAVAGGTGLAGRAVVAEAVAAGQAVRSLSRHLPAEAHRVAGAEYMRADFRTGAGVAAALAGVDALVETMDARSGPGLRALPVMSVAALGAAARAGVGRCVLLTIVRAGECTMGYYQAQAARALSYEKSALPTSVVYATQFHNLVAGIFSAGAKAGLIPVFNGVYFQTISTADVAAVLLAEALRGSAAKKSVFAGGPAVQGMREMAETWQAATGSRALVAPLPLPGSFGAFLRAGKNLVPDHAVGVTSFESWLGKH, translated from the coding sequence ATGACGACCATTGCAGTTGCTGGAGGAACGGGGCTGGCCGGAAGGGCCGTCGTGGCGGAGGCTGTGGCAGCCGGCCAAGCAGTGCGTTCCCTGAGCCGCCACCTGCCTGCCGAAGCGCACCGCGTGGCCGGGGCTGAATACATGCGTGCCGACTTCCGCACCGGTGCCGGGGTGGCTGCCGCGCTGGCGGGCGTGGATGCCCTGGTTGAAACCATGGATGCCCGTTCCGGGCCCGGGCTGCGTGCGCTGCCGGTCATGTCGGTCGCCGCCCTTGGTGCTGCCGCGCGGGCAGGCGTGGGGCGCTGTGTCCTGCTGACCATTGTCCGGGCGGGGGAGTGCACCATGGGCTATTACCAGGCGCAGGCCGCCCGTGCACTCAGCTACGAGAAGTCCGCCCTGCCAACTTCCGTTGTGTACGCCACCCAGTTCCACAACCTGGTGGCAGGAATATTCTCCGCAGGCGCCAAGGCCGGGCTCATCCCCGTCTTCAATGGGGTGTACTTCCAGACCATTTCGACGGCGGACGTCGCGGCGGTGCTACTGGCCGAGGCGCTGCGGGGGAGTGCGGCCAAGAAGAGCGTGTTTGCCGGCGGGCCCGCCGTGCAGGGCATGCGAGAGATGGCGGAAACCTGGCAGGCCGCCACCGGGAGCAGGGCATTGGTGGCTCCCCTGCCGCTGCCGGGATCCTTCGGTGCCTTCCTACGGGCCGGCAAAAACCTGGTGCCGGACCACGCCGTGGGCGTGACATCGTTTGAAAGCTGGCTCGGGAAGCACTGA
- a CDS encoding hexameric tyrosine-coordinated heme protein codes for MELIPGGTLITATPEEGRALAVLMARKSIGNMQPDTEVRKALRPEYANNADSLTAAAHVVAVEFATVAAANGYWRK; via the coding sequence ATGGAACTCATCCCCGGCGGAACCCTGATCACGGCAACCCCTGAGGAGGGGCGGGCCTTGGCCGTCCTGATGGCACGCAAGAGCATCGGCAACATGCAGCCCGATACCGAGGTGCGGAAGGCGCTGCGCCCGGAGTACGCCAACAACGCCGATTCGCTCACCGCGGCCGCACATGTTGTGGCCGTGGAGTTCGCCACGGTGGCTGCCGCCAACGGGTACTGGCGCAAGTAG
- a CDS encoding SDR family NAD(P)-dependent oxidoreductase, with amino-acid sequence MNRYTGRRAVVTGGGSGIGQATVLRMLSEGGSVVAADVSEAGLADTLAKAGSASDRLSTVVVNIADEASVRAGVATAVETLGGLDVLVNAAGILRSSHTHETTLEQFQQVINVNLVGTFLMIRESIPALLEGNGSAVVNFSSTSAMFAHPYMAAYAASKGGVQSMTHALAAEYAKQGIRFNAVQPGSISSGMTDGSGESKQSQGPGLPEDADMMLFMKLQPALGQGFAGPEAVAGVVAMLASDDGAFVTGTEVRIDGGTHF; translated from the coding sequence ATGAATCGCTATACAGGACGCCGCGCCGTTGTTACCGGCGGAGGCTCAGGAATTGGCCAGGCAACGGTGCTTCGAATGCTTTCCGAGGGCGGCTCCGTTGTGGCCGCCGATGTCAGCGAAGCCGGACTCGCCGACACGCTGGCGAAGGCCGGCTCCGCCTCTGACCGGCTGTCCACCGTTGTGGTGAACATCGCCGACGAGGCATCCGTGCGCGCAGGGGTCGCGACCGCCGTCGAAACTCTCGGCGGGCTTGATGTGCTGGTCAATGCTGCCGGGATCCTGCGCTCGTCGCACACCCATGAAACGACACTTGAGCAGTTCCAGCAGGTCATCAACGTGAACCTGGTGGGCACGTTCCTGATGATCCGCGAATCCATCCCGGCGCTGCTGGAAGGCAACGGTTCCGCCGTCGTGAATTTCAGTTCGACGTCAGCCATGTTCGCTCACCCCTACATGGCGGCCTATGCCGCGAGCAAGGGCGGGGTGCAGTCGATGACGCACGCCCTCGCGGCTGAATACGCCAAGCAGGGCATCCGATTCAATGCCGTTCAGCCCGGCTCGATTTCATCGGGCATGACCGACGGCAGCGGCGAGAGCAAGCAGAGCCAGGGGCCGGGCCTGCCAGAGGATGCCGACATGATGCTGTTCATGAAGCTCCAGCCTGCACTCGGCCAGGGCTTCGCCGGCCCCGAGGCCGTGGCGGGTGTGGTGGCCATGCTCGCCAGCGACGACGGCGCCTTTGTCACCGGGACCGAAGTCCGGATCGACGGCGGCACCCACTTCTAA
- a CDS encoding TetR family transcriptional regulator, translating into MRPIPPSLTERRKTVTQLEIARAAARLFSERGAAAVTAEEIAREAGIAVRTFYRYFRTKEEAVSPLLTVGAGHWRAIIAASDPRESPLDAIERTVVEVLTPHNEADVEGLQWTLGLLRAMADDPALQLVWHRVNGNSESLLREVVARLAGPTADAFAVRLVAAAATDAMRVALETCAAADGQLTGAGAPAALAARALRELTQGISLNPQDGDVSEG; encoded by the coding sequence ATGAGACCAATTCCCCCGAGCCTCACCGAGCGACGCAAGACTGTGACCCAGTTGGAAATTGCGCGCGCAGCAGCGCGCCTCTTCTCCGAGCGCGGGGCGGCCGCGGTGACTGCGGAGGAAATTGCCCGGGAGGCCGGGATCGCGGTGCGCACCTTCTATAGGTACTTCCGCACGAAGGAAGAAGCGGTTTCGCCGCTGCTCACCGTGGGTGCCGGCCACTGGCGCGCCATCATTGCCGCCTCGGATCCGCGGGAGTCCCCGCTGGATGCGATCGAACGCACCGTCGTGGAAGTGCTTACCCCGCACAATGAGGCTGATGTTGAAGGCCTGCAGTGGACGCTCGGGCTGCTGCGTGCCATGGCGGACGACCCTGCGCTGCAACTCGTCTGGCACCGCGTGAACGGCAACTCGGAATCCCTGCTCCGCGAGGTCGTTGCCAGGCTTGCCGGCCCCACGGCTGACGCCTTCGCGGTGCGCCTCGTCGCGGCCGCGGCCACGGACGCCATGCGGGTTGCCTTGGAAACGTGTGCTGCGGCCGATGGCCAGCTGACCGGAGCTGGCGCCCCTGCCGCACTGGCGGCCCGTGCACTGCGAGAACTCACCCAAGGCATCAGCCTCAACCCGCAGGACGGGGACGTCAGCGAGGGGTAA